The Tachyglossus aculeatus isolate mTacAcu1 chromosome 4, mTacAcu1.pri, whole genome shotgun sequence genome contains a region encoding:
- the SURF2 gene encoding surfeit locus protein 2 has product MADGGPPVPAAVRAFLLRHPALRLDPARGKVRCLLSGHEMPCRLADLQTYTGGAKYRRLAGGAPPAFCYTQFQPHIVPDHHNTHQLFCKLTLRRINKLPEHVLRHVRGRRYRRALQRYEECQKQGVKFVPACLLQKKRRREDQAGGHGQPQREGNFWEPASSDEAGNESDDSMTDLYPPTLFTEKSGAEAGDGRAASLSGGEGGGPAPSGENGDVSGGEKMEVDELAGTKRGKKRPASVTKFKSHHHHKPKSFKRRADVK; this is encoded by the exons ATGGCCGACGGAGGTCCCCCGGTGCCCGCCGCCGTGCGGGCCTTCCTGCTGCGGCACCCGGCCCTTCGCCTCGACCCCGCCCGGGGAAAG GTGCGGTGCCTCCTGAGCGGGCACGAGATGCCGTGCCGCCTGGCCGACCTGCAGACCTACACGGGAGGGGCCAAGTATCGCCGCCTGGCCGGAGGGGCCCCCCCGGCCTTCTGCTACACCCAATTCCAGCCCCACATCGTGCCCGACCATCACAACAC GCACCAGCTGTTCTGCAAGCTCACGCTACGACGCATCAACAAACTTCCAGAACACGTGCTCCGCCACGTCCGGGGCCGCCGCTACCGGCGCGCGCTGCAGAGAT atgAAGAATGCCAGAAGCAGGGCGTGAAATTCGTCCCCGCCTGCCTGCTGCAGAAGAAGCGGCGGAGAGAAGACCAGGCCGGCGGCCACGGGCAGCCCCAGAGGGAGGGCAACTTCTGGGAACCCGCGTCCAGTGACGAAGCGGGAAACGAGAGTGATGACAGCATGACAGACCTGTACCCCC CCACGCTGTTTACCGAAAAGAGCGGAGCCGAGGCCGGAGACGGCCGCGCCGCCTCCTTGTCcggcggagagggaggagggccagcGCCTTCGGGAGAGAACGGCGATGTGAGCggaggagagaagatggaggtggatgagttgGCCGGCACCAAGAGGGGAAAG AAGCGGCCGGCGTCTGTAACGAAGTTCAAGAGCCACCACCACCATAAACCCAAGAGCTTCAAGAGGAGGGCAGATGTTAAATAA
- the LOC119926777 gene encoding surfeit locus protein 1: MGGRALLRAAGLTRLLPARHAVCTAQLPGSSAAQRTYRGAYPLTASPLPCRWPQETVLRPSRCGSTAVPATESEEDFFLRWFLLLIPVTTFGLGTWQVRRRKWKLKLIAELESRVSAEPIPLPADPLELKDLEYRPVRVRGRFDHSKELYILPRTMVDPEREARDAGRMASSGESGANVVTPFHCSDLGVTILVNRGFVPRKRVNPDTRLKGQIQEEVELVGVVRLPETRRPFVPENSPDRNRWHYRDLQAMARVTGAEPIFIDAVLASTVPGGPVGGQTRVTLRNEHMQYIITWYGLSAATSYLWFRKFVQRLPL, from the exons atgggcggcCGGGCCCTGCTGCGGGCCGCCGGGCTCACCCGGCTCCTGCCCGCCCGCCACGCCGTCTGCACGGCCCAG CTCCCTGGCAGCTCAGCGGCACAAAGGACCTACCGAGGGGCCTACCCCCTTACAGCATCTCCCCTCCCGTGCCGGTGGCCTCAAG AAACTGTTCTGAGGCCAAGCAGGTGTGGGTCCACGGCGGTGCCCGCCACCGAGTCCGAGGAAGACTTCTTTCTCCGAtggttcctcctcctcattcccgtCACCACCTTCGGCTTGGGCACGTGGCAG GTTCGGCGACGGAAATGGAAATTGAAGTTGATTGCCGAGTTGGAATCGCGGGTTAGCGCCGAGCCCATCCCTCTTCCTGCTGA CCCCCTGGAGTTGAAAGACTTGGAATACCGACCCGTAAGGGTCAGGGGGCGTTTCGACCACTCCAAAGAACTGTACATCCTGCCCCGGACCATGGTGGACCCCGAGCGGGAGGCCCGCGACGCCGGACGGATGGCTTCCAGCGGGGAGAGCGGCGCCAACGTCGTCACTCCCTTCCACTGCTCCGACCTGGG AGTCACAATCTTGGTGAATAGAGGATTTGTTCCCAGGAAGAGAGTGAATCCGGACACCAGGCTTAAGGGCCAG ATCCAAGAGGAAGTGGAGCTTGTTGGGGTGGTGAGGCTGCCAGAAACCCGCAGGCCTTTCGTCCCAGAGAACAGCCCCGACCGGAACCGCTGGCACTACCGGGACCTGCAGGCCATGGCGAGGGTCACGGGGGCCGAGCCCATCTTCATCGATGCCGTTCTCG CGAGCACAGTCCCAGGAGGGCCCGTTGGGGGACAAACCAGAGTGACTTTGAGGAATGAGCACATGCAGTACATCATTACTTG GTACGGATTGAGCGcagccacctcctacctctggttCAGGAAGTTTGTACAGCGGCTCCCCCTTTAA